A portion of the Paenibacillus marchantiae genome contains these proteins:
- a CDS encoding ATP phosphoribosyltransferase regulatory subunit encodes MSKPKGFEKPTGFRDYTPHVVTKLRTIERNVLECMERWGYRQIITPTIEYYDTVGVASSTSDRKLFKLLNSRGTTLVLRSDLTAPIARVVSSLLKDEELPLRLSYHANVFRSIEEEAGREAEFFQTGVELVGDDSPEADAEVVALAIASLQAAGVSSFKIAMGHMGFLNGLLEEVIPGQTVQQEQLKEGLLGRDYVGYRQSIEALNLEPKLKEQLEAILRLRGGKEVCTHAAELSSSTEAAQSIAHLCAVFEVLEAYGVSEHVLIDLTMIGDFSYYTGMTFEGYAAELGSPVCSGGRYDNLLQQFGRSLPATGFALKTNRIIDGVHGITMEEKKPVLIQYTSEHRAEALTEAARLRSIGQNVVTYLLPKDGAEALTGNKSIQAEQVITYGHENGGGR; translated from the coding sequence ATGTCCAAACCAAAAGGCTTTGAAAAACCGACAGGTTTTCGTGACTATACACCACATGTGGTGACCAAGCTGCGAACCATTGAGCGGAATGTACTGGAATGCATGGAACGCTGGGGTTACCGTCAAATCATTACGCCAACGATTGAATACTACGATACCGTAGGTGTAGCGAGTTCCACATCGGATCGCAAGCTGTTTAAATTATTGAACAGTCGCGGGACTACGCTCGTACTAAGATCAGATCTGACAGCTCCGATTGCACGGGTGGTCTCTTCTCTATTAAAGGATGAGGAGCTTCCTCTGCGTTTGTCCTATCATGCGAATGTGTTTCGTTCCATTGAAGAGGAAGCGGGGCGTGAGGCGGAATTTTTCCAAACAGGTGTAGAGCTTGTCGGTGATGATTCGCCAGAGGCAGATGCAGAAGTTGTAGCACTTGCGATCGCTTCTTTGCAGGCAGCGGGTGTGTCTTCCTTTAAAATTGCGATGGGTCATATGGGATTTCTGAATGGGTTACTGGAAGAAGTCATTCCGGGTCAAACGGTACAACAGGAACAGTTGAAAGAAGGATTGCTGGGACGTGATTATGTCGGCTATCGCCAATCCATTGAAGCATTGAATCTGGAACCGAAACTGAAGGAGCAGCTTGAAGCTATTTTGCGTCTGCGTGGCGGTAAAGAAGTATGTACACACGCAGCAGAGCTGAGTTCAAGTACTGAAGCAGCACAGTCCATTGCACATCTCTGTGCAGTATTCGAAGTGTTGGAAGCGTACGGTGTTTCTGAGCATGTGCTGATTGATCTCACGATGATTGGTGATTTCTCCTATTATACAGGCATGACGTTTGAAGGGTATGCGGCAGAGCTTGGATCCCCGGTATGCAGTGGCGGACGATATGATAATCTGTTACAGCAGTTTGGCCGTTCATTACCGGCTACAGGATTTGCACTCAAAACAAACCGTATTATCGATGGTGTTCATGGAATTACGATGGAAGAGAAGAAGCCTGTACTTATTCAATATACTTCGGAACACCGGGCTGAGGCTCTAACAGAGGCGGCGAGACTACGCAGCATTGGTCAGAATGTAGTAACATACCTCCTTCCTAAAGATGGGGCAGAGGCTCTAACAGGCAACAAGTCAATCCAGGCTGAGCAGGTTATCACGTACGGGCATGAAAATGGAGGGGGACGCTGA
- the hisG gene encoding ATP phosphoribosyltransferase — MSDILKVAMPKGRIYKKASKLFREAGLDIPEDVDDTRKLVIEVPEAGMEFIMAKPVDVPTYVEYGVADIGIVGKDVLLEENRDVYELLNLGIAQCRMSVIGLPDWTPGIQQRVATKYPRIASQYFREQGQQVEVIKLNGSIELAPLIGLADRIVDLVETGQTLRENGLVEMTGILDITSRLIANRVSYRMKNARIQALCDALQQVIPASNEVSSGIFRG, encoded by the coding sequence ATGTCGGATATTTTGAAGGTAGCTATGCCGAAGGGCCGAATCTATAAGAAAGCCTCCAAACTGTTCCGTGAAGCAGGGCTTGATATTCCGGAAGACGTGGACGATACGCGCAAGCTGGTCATCGAAGTGCCGGAAGCGGGGATGGAGTTCATCATGGCGAAGCCCGTAGACGTGCCAACGTATGTGGAGTATGGAGTAGCGGATATTGGCATAGTGGGTAAAGACGTTCTGCTTGAGGAAAATCGGGACGTATACGAATTGTTGAACTTGGGAATCGCCCAGTGCCGCATGTCTGTTATTGGACTACCGGACTGGACGCCTGGCATTCAGCAGCGGGTGGCAACAAAGTACCCGAGGATTGCCTCCCAGTATTTCCGCGAGCAAGGACAGCAGGTGGAAGTAATCAAACTGAACGGGTCCATCGAACTGGCGCCGCTGATCGGTCTGGCAGATCGAATCGTCGATCTGGTGGAGACTGGTCAGACGTTGCGTGAGAATGGACTCGTGGAGATGACGGGTATTCTGGATATCACAAGCCGCCTTATTGCCAATCGGGTCAGTTATCGGATGAAGAATGCACGGATTCAAGCATTATGCGATGCTCTCCAACAGGTCATTCCAGCCTCGAATGAGGTGTCTTCGGGGATCTTTCGGGGATAA
- the hisD gene encoding histidinol dehydrogenase — MKIVPAREFDLKREVEYGTPEQNEAVRRIVSDIRREGDAALLRYTEQLDRTKLTAAELRVPQEELQAAYAAVEPSFVTAIRQAAANIRSFHEKQKRNSWMDWQPDGSLLGQVIRPLKRVGVYVPGGKAAYPSSVLMNVIPAQVAGVPEIVLVTPPSTNGGEGINPYILVAAAEAGVSEMYRVGGAQAIAALAYGTESIAPVDKICGPGNIYVALAKREVYGAVDIDSIAGPSEIVVLADDTANPVYVAADLLSQAEHDEMASAILVTTSAVLAEAVQAEVRQQLEVLPRRDIAAASVEQHGAIIVVDSIDEGIDVVNRLAPEHLEIMVQEPMAYAGRIENAGAIFLGPYSSEPVGDYFAGPNHIIPTNGTARFSSPVDVDDFIKKSSLIYYSKEALLQNGAAIIELARHEGLEGHARAIAVRLEQEGKAESDNG, encoded by the coding sequence ATGAAAATTGTACCTGCACGGGAGTTTGATTTGAAGCGGGAAGTGGAATACGGTACACCTGAGCAAAATGAAGCGGTACGGCGCATTGTCAGCGACATTCGCCGGGAAGGAGATGCGGCACTGCTGCGTTACACAGAGCAGCTGGATCGCACGAAGCTGACGGCTGCGGAGCTTCGCGTGCCGCAGGAAGAGCTGCAGGCGGCTTATGCAGCCGTGGAGCCTTCCTTCGTGACGGCGATCCGTCAGGCCGCCGCTAACATTCGTTCTTTTCATGAGAAGCAGAAACGCAACTCATGGATGGATTGGCAGCCGGACGGCAGTCTGCTGGGCCAGGTAATCCGACCGCTGAAGCGGGTCGGCGTTTATGTACCTGGCGGCAAAGCAGCGTACCCTTCGTCGGTGCTGATGAATGTGATTCCGGCACAGGTGGCTGGCGTGCCGGAGATTGTTTTGGTGACGCCGCCGTCAACAAATGGCGGTGAAGGTATTAACCCGTACATTCTCGTGGCTGCTGCGGAAGCAGGCGTGAGCGAAATGTACCGGGTTGGCGGCGCTCAGGCAATCGCCGCCCTAGCTTACGGCACGGAGAGTATTGCCCCGGTCGACAAGATCTGTGGACCGGGCAATATTTACGTGGCGCTCGCGAAGCGCGAGGTTTATGGCGCAGTCGATATCGATAGTATCGCCGGGCCGAGTGAGATTGTGGTGCTCGCCGATGATACGGCGAATCCGGTGTATGTCGCCGCCGACCTGTTGTCGCAGGCGGAGCATGACGAGATGGCATCGGCCATTCTCGTCACAACCTCGGCCGTGCTGGCGGAAGCCGTGCAGGCCGAAGTGCGGCAGCAGCTAGAAGTGCTGCCGCGGCGCGATATCGCTGCTGCTTCCGTGGAGCAGCATGGCGCGATTATTGTGGTCGATTCCATCGATGAGGGAATCGATGTGGTGAACCGGCTCGCACCGGAGCATCTGGAGATCATGGTGCAGGAGCCGATGGCTTACGCTGGCCGGATCGAGAATGCCGGAGCAATCTTCCTCGGCCCGTATAGCTCGGAGCCGGTAGGGGATTATTTTGCGGGACCGAATCATATTATTCCGACAAATGGAACGGCACGATTCAGCTCACCTGTGGATGTGGATGATTTTATCAAAAAATCGAGTTTGATCTATTACAGTAAGGAAGCGTTGCTCCAAAATGGCGCGGCTATTATAGAGCTGGCCCGGCATGAAGGGCTCGAAGGACACGCCCGTGCGATCGCTGTACGGTTAGAACAGGAAGGAAAGGCGGAATCGGATAATGGATAA
- the hisB gene encoding imidazoleglycerol-phosphate dehydratase HisB — protein MDKQNNGLDLQNKGAVRQAEVDRKTNETNIQLSFAVDGTGQSEIETDVPFLNHMLDLFTKHGQFDLNVQARGDVDIDDHHTVEDIGICLGQTLREALGDKRGIKRYASVFVPMDEALAQVVIDVSNRPHFEYRAQYPSQQVGSFSTELVHEFLWKLALEARITLHVIVHYGQNTHHMIEAIFKALGRALDEATTIDPRVTGVPSTKGVL, from the coding sequence ATGGATAAGCAGAATAATGGTTTGGACCTTCAGAATAAGGGTGCTGTACGTCAGGCAGAGGTAGACCGCAAAACAAATGAAACGAACATTCAGCTTTCTTTTGCCGTAGATGGAACCGGGCAATCCGAGATTGAAACGGACGTACCTTTCCTGAATCATATGCTCGATCTGTTCACAAAGCATGGACAATTCGATCTGAACGTACAGGCGCGCGGCGATGTTGATATTGATGACCACCACACGGTGGAGGATATCGGGATCTGTCTGGGACAGACCCTTCGTGAAGCATTGGGTGACAAGCGGGGCATCAAACGTTATGCGAGTGTTTTTGTGCCTATGGATGAGGCTCTCGCTCAGGTAGTCATCGATGTCAGCAACCGCCCTCACTTTGAGTACCGTGCACAATACCCGTCTCAGCAAGTGGGCAGCTTCTCAACCGAGCTGGTACATGAGTTCCTGTGGAAACTGGCGCTGGAAGCGCGCATTACATTGCACGTTATCGTGCACTACGGACAAAATACGCACCACATGATCGAGGCGATCTTCAAAGCACTGGGACGTGCATTGGATGAGGCAACAACGATTGATCCACGTGTAACGGGTGTGCCTTCCACGAAGGGAGTGCTGTAG
- the hisH gene encoding imidazole glycerol phosphate synthase subunit HisH — MAIAIVDYGMGNLHSVGKAVERLGYEALVTGDRDAILGADGVILPGVGAFGDAMVHLRESGLDAVVKEAAAGPTPLLGICLGMQLLFSSSEEHGEHEGLNIMPGKVVRFAPGELKVPHMGWNRLQFLHPENPLFAGLEASHVYFVHSYHARTDEESDLLAVTDYGHPVTAIVGRGSNFGMQFHPEKSGELGMKLLGNFLALTGSKA; from the coding sequence ATGGCGATTGCAATTGTCGATTATGGTATGGGGAACCTGCACAGCGTCGGCAAAGCGGTCGAACGTCTTGGCTACGAAGCGCTGGTCACAGGTGACCGGGATGCGATTCTTGGTGCAGATGGTGTGATATTGCCAGGTGTAGGTGCATTTGGCGATGCCATGGTGCACTTGAGAGAGAGTGGCTTGGACGCAGTGGTGAAGGAAGCGGCAGCTGGACCAACACCGCTGCTCGGCATCTGTCTGGGCATGCAGCTGTTGTTCAGCTCAAGTGAGGAGCATGGCGAGCATGAAGGATTGAATATTATGCCGGGTAAAGTGGTGCGATTCGCACCGGGAGAACTAAAGGTTCCACATATGGGCTGGAATCGATTGCAGTTCCTGCACCCGGAAAATCCGCTATTCGCGGGGCTTGAGGCAAGTCATGTCTATTTTGTCCATTCATATCATGCACGTACGGATGAAGAGAGCGATCTATTGGCAGTAACGGATTACGGACATCCGGTTACGGCGATTGTTGGCAGAGGCTCCAATTTCGGTATGCAGTTCCACCCGGAGAAGAGCGGAGAGCTGGGTATGAAGCTGCTTGGAAACTTCCTGGCGTTGACTGGATCGAAGGCGTAA